From Rudanella lutea DSM 19387, a single genomic window includes:
- a CDS encoding ubiquinol-cytochrome c reductase iron-sulfur subunit, giving the protein MQPEVTTEPINRGQFLRSLGLSSGALMALYCMGTLTSCSSSNEPATVTPAPTPGAGTGLTGNLDPTKGVVDFTIDLNNTSYSKLKTEGEFVQLGQIVVANAQGTLVALSNVCTHQGGQLSYRKANNDFQCNVHAGLFTTTGAVKQSPPTTPVKAYKATRTGDSLRIVA; this is encoded by the coding sequence ATGCAACCCGAAGTAACCACCGAACCGATCAACCGGGGTCAATTTTTACGTAGTCTGGGCCTCAGCAGTGGTGCCCTCATGGCCCTGTACTGCATGGGTACACTTACCTCCTGCTCCAGCAGCAACGAGCCAGCCACGGTTACGCCCGCTCCAACACCCGGCGCAGGCACGGGTCTGACAGGCAACCTCGACCCCACTAAAGGCGTGGTTGATTTCACCATTGACCTGAACAACACAAGCTACTCGAAACTGAAAACCGAAGGCGAATTTGTGCAACTGGGTCAGATTGTAGTTGCCAATGCTCAGGGAACGCTGGTGGCCCTCAGCAATGTGTGCACCCATCAGGGCGGGCAACTTTCGTACCGCAAAGCGAACAACGATTTTCAGTGTAACGTCCATGCGGGGCTGTTTACCACAACGGGTGCCGTGAAGCAATCACCGCCCACAACGCCTGTGAAAGCATACAAAGCAACCCGTACCGGCGATTCGCTGCGTATTGTGGCTTAA
- a CDS encoding TCR/Tet family MFS transporter, with amino-acid sequence MSTQSTQVTSGPAKRGPALAFIFITLLIDVTGLGIIIPVVPKLIEQLIQGDLSQAARYGGWLTFAYAGMQFMFAPVLGGLSDRYGRRPVLLFSLFGFGLDYVLTGFAPSIEWLFLGRLLAGVTGASFTTASAYIADISTPEKRAQNFGLVGAAFGVGFILGPALGGTLAQFGPRTPFFVAAGLSFVNFLYGLFVLPESLAPENRRPFDWRRANPVGSLLRLCHYPVILGLVASLVLIYIAGFSVQGTWTFYTMEKFGWDEEIVGWSLAMIGLCFAIVQGGLTRIIIPKLGQQRSVYVGLLFSAVGFALFALASQSWMMFAFMGVYALGGIAGPSIQGIISTQVPANEQGEVQGALTSLASTTSIFGPVIMTNLFSYFTSTGAPVYFPGAPYVLSAVLTVISAVLAWRGFRKPKLVSTQTELNV; translated from the coding sequence ATGTCGACTCAATCTACCCAGGTAACCTCTGGCCCGGCCAAGCGTGGCCCGGCTCTCGCGTTTATTTTTATCACCCTTCTGATCGACGTGACGGGGTTAGGTATCATTATTCCGGTGGTGCCTAAGCTGATTGAGCAACTCATACAGGGCGATTTGAGCCAGGCGGCCCGGTACGGTGGCTGGCTGACGTTTGCGTACGCTGGTATGCAGTTTATGTTTGCCCCCGTACTGGGTGGGCTCAGCGACCGGTACGGCCGCCGACCGGTGCTGTTGTTCTCCCTGTTTGGGTTCGGGCTCGACTACGTTCTGACGGGATTTGCTCCCAGTATCGAGTGGCTCTTTCTGGGGCGTTTACTGGCGGGCGTTACCGGGGCCAGCTTTACTACAGCGAGTGCGTACATTGCCGACATCAGTACCCCCGAAAAACGGGCGCAGAACTTTGGGCTTGTAGGGGCCGCGTTTGGCGTTGGCTTTATTCTTGGTCCCGCCCTGGGTGGTACGCTGGCGCAGTTTGGCCCGCGAACGCCGTTTTTTGTGGCTGCTGGTCTCTCGTTTGTCAATTTCCTGTACGGTCTGTTTGTCTTGCCCGAATCGCTCGCTCCCGAAAACCGCCGTCCGTTCGACTGGCGACGGGCCAACCCCGTAGGCTCTCTGCTCCGGCTGTGTCATTACCCGGTTATTCTGGGTCTGGTAGCCTCGCTCGTGCTCATCTACATTGCTGGCTTTTCGGTACAGGGCACCTGGACATTTTACACCATGGAAAAGTTTGGCTGGGACGAGGAAATTGTTGGCTGGTCGCTGGCGATGATCGGCTTGTGCTTTGCCATTGTACAGGGTGGCCTTACCCGGATTATTATCCCGAAATTGGGGCAACAGCGGTCGGTGTATGTGGGTTTGCTATTTTCGGCCGTAGGCTTTGCGCTTTTCGCCCTGGCCAGTCAGAGCTGGATGATGTTTGCGTTCATGGGGGTTTACGCCCTCGGCGGCATTGCCGGACCATCCATTCAAGGCATTATATCGACGCAGGTGCCCGCCAATGAACAGGGCGAAGTGCAGGGTGCCCTGACAAGCCTGGCCAGCACCACGTCCATTTTTGGGCCGGTTATTATGACCAATCTGTTTTCGTACTTCACCAGTACGGGCGCGCCGGTGTATTTTCCGGGTGCCCCGTACGTGCTCAGCGCCGTGCTGACCGTGATAAGTGCCGTGCTGGCCTGGCGCGGTTTTCGTAAGCCCAAACTGGTAAGTACTCAGACTGAATTGAATGTATAA
- a CDS encoding YceI family protein, whose translation MNLSQTGRALLLSGGFLALFSFVSPDTPTRPTSTEGAHHVAKRKLMADKKASTITYAMRHPMHTWEGVCRDVNGAIVYDDESKKVETVAIVAKVASFDSQNANRDSHAIEVLEGIKYPNVTFASQQVQDDGSGKLTVTGRLTFHGVTRAVTVPVVRKESGGVTVYEGSFVTKLTDHQIEKPSLMMVPVEDELKIKFSLAFRM comes from the coding sequence ATGAACCTCTCTCAAACCGGCAGAGCCCTGCTCCTGTCAGGCGGTTTTCTTGCGCTCTTTAGTTTCGTTTCGCCCGATACCCCAACCCGGCCAACCAGCACTGAAGGCGCGCACCACGTCGCCAAACGCAAACTGATGGCCGACAAAAAAGCGTCGACAATCACCTACGCCATGCGGCACCCCATGCATACCTGGGAGGGCGTTTGCCGCGATGTAAACGGCGCAATTGTGTACGACGATGAATCGAAAAAGGTGGAAACCGTGGCCATTGTGGCCAAGGTGGCCTCGTTCGACAGTCAGAACGCCAACCGCGACTCGCACGCCATCGAAGTACTGGAGGGCATTAAGTACCCCAACGTGACCTTTGCCAGTCAACAGGTTCAGGACGACGGCTCGGGCAAACTGACCGTAACCGGTAGGCTCACCTTTCATGGCGTCACCAGAGCGGTGACGGTACCCGTTGTCCGGAAAGAAAGCGGAGGTGTGACGGTGTACGAAGGTTCATTCGTAACCAAGCTCACCGATCACCAGATTGAGAAGCCCAGCCTGATGATGGTGCCCGTAGAAGATGAGCTAAAGATCAAATTTTCGCTGGCGTTTCGGATGTAG
- a CDS encoding S-adenosylmethionine decarboxylase family protein, whose product MTTYTPGLHILATFTAPQTHLTDPDGCRALFDALIDELGLAKVGETYHAFPNGGFTAVVCLTESHVSIHTWPEFGVATFDVFLSNFQRNNEAKVRLFYARTLGHFDATEQTRHELTR is encoded by the coding sequence ATGACTACCTACACCCCCGGCCTGCATATACTGGCCACATTTACGGCTCCACAAACGCACCTGACCGACCCCGACGGTTGCCGGGCCCTGTTCGACGCGCTCATCGACGAGCTGGGCCTCGCCAAAGTAGGCGAAACCTACCATGCTTTCCCGAATGGCGGGTTTACGGCCGTCGTTTGCCTTACCGAATCGCACGTATCGATTCATACCTGGCCTGAATTCGGCGTGGCCACTTTTGACGTGTTTTTGTCTAACTTTCAGCGCAATAACGAGGCCAAGGTGCGGCTGTTCTACGCGCGTACGCTGGGCCATTTCGACGCTACCGAACAAACCCGCCACGAACTGACCCGATGA
- a CDS encoding DUF350 domain-containing protein, whose protein sequence is MEYKYIIASIVYSLVGIVILVICFVTIEKIAPENLWKKIVDEQNVALAILAAAFMIALSIIISSAIHG, encoded by the coding sequence ATGGAATACAAATACATCATTGCTTCGATTGTTTACTCGCTGGTGGGTATCGTGATTCTGGTCATTTGCTTCGTGACTATTGAAAAAATTGCCCCGGAAAACCTCTGGAAAAAGATTGTCGATGAGCAAAACGTGGCACTGGCTATTCTGGCGGCTGCGTTTATGATTGCCCTGTCGATCATTATCAGTTCGGCTATTCATGGCTGA
- a CDS encoding S8 family peptidase, with translation MHNKLYGTALLVALMAQSCQVNTDIQTAPATLRTNTEIDAFIRTTLQQKGDFRWAMASDELVWSALRQSDGVVSVGYKPAGLSADLRETIHTIDIQDGPWQQARQQLLDLVLRTEQQTDPTLKATDLVAFSEETLPVLDLRVKRLETIQQLRASGLVRYVEPMGYQPGQSDTRAKTASSSGCGSNIADIPLTEGADYTTLTPGTKSPWNHPYHGIRDAWSRSTGAGTKILLIDTGISDTQDNLGSAFNQGSSTGRTIEKRVTLPKAWFWSSAETPADGCGHGTAMAGAMLAPRGTDGAAMGVAYNASLVSVRAATDVFLDESREMKGVADAYILAGNRDDIKITSMSLGTILYNSQVADAIRYAFNKGKLMFCAGGTSFGWSAGWTGVIFPASMSEVQAITGIQDNLTRRCETCHEGAEIDFVVVMEKAANGRHIPTLAMSGNPPSTVGGSSVATATTAGMAALVWSQNPTATRTQVLDRLTRSASNYPNRSSNFGWGRINVNAALTALN, from the coding sequence ATGCACAACAAACTTTACGGAACTGCGCTGCTGGTAGCGCTCATGGCACAGAGTTGCCAGGTAAATACCGACATTCAGACGGCCCCGGCCACCCTTCGGACCAACACCGAAATTGACGCTTTCATCCGAACAACGCTGCAACAGAAAGGTGATTTCCGGTGGGCAATGGCATCCGACGAACTGGTTTGGAGCGCCCTGCGGCAGTCCGACGGGGTAGTGTCGGTGGGCTACAAACCCGCCGGTTTATCGGCAGATTTACGAGAGACCATCCACACGATCGACATTCAGGATGGTCCCTGGCAACAAGCCCGGCAGCAACTGCTCGATCTGGTGCTGCGAACTGAGCAGCAAACCGACCCAACTCTGAAAGCAACTGATCTGGTGGCGTTTTCAGAAGAAACTCTGCCCGTACTCGATCTGCGAGTGAAACGTCTGGAGACTATTCAGCAGCTGCGAGCGTCGGGGCTGGTACGGTATGTGGAGCCGATGGGCTATCAGCCCGGCCAAAGCGACACCCGTGCCAAAACGGCTTCGAGTAGCGGATGTGGTTCCAACATTGCCGATATTCCCCTCACCGAAGGGGCCGACTATACAACCCTCACCCCAGGCACCAAGTCGCCCTGGAACCACCCCTACCACGGCATCCGCGACGCCTGGAGCCGGAGCACCGGAGCAGGCACCAAAATTTTGCTTATCGATACCGGTATCAGCGACACTCAGGACAATCTCGGCAGTGCGTTCAACCAGGGAAGTTCAACCGGGCGCACCATCGAAAAACGGGTTACGCTGCCCAAAGCCTGGTTCTGGTCGTCGGCCGAAACGCCTGCCGATGGCTGTGGTCATGGCACCGCGATGGCGGGGGCTATGCTAGCGCCACGCGGTACCGACGGTGCCGCCATGGGTGTTGCTTACAATGCCAGTCTGGTGAGCGTTCGGGCCGCTACCGATGTTTTTCTGGACGAATCGCGCGAGATGAAGGGCGTTGCCGATGCATACATTCTGGCCGGTAACCGCGACGACATCAAAATCACGAGTATGTCGCTGGGTACCATTCTGTATAACTCACAGGTGGCCGACGCCATTCGGTACGCTTTCAACAAAGGGAAGCTCATGTTTTGCGCGGGAGGTACCTCGTTTGGCTGGTCGGCGGGCTGGACAGGGGTCATCTTCCCCGCCAGCATGTCAGAAGTTCAGGCGATTACGGGCATTCAGGACAACCTGACCCGACGCTGCGAAACCTGCCACGAGGGAGCCGAAATTGACTTTGTGGTGGTCATGGAAAAAGCCGCCAATGGTCGGCACATCCCGACTCTGGCTATGAGTGGCAACCCACCCTCAACGGTAGGAGGCTCATCGGTCGCTACGGCCACCACGGCGGGCATGGCGGCCTTGGTTTGGTCGCAAAACCCAACCGCGACCCGCACCCAGGTTCTGGACCGCCTGACCCGGTCGGCCAGCAACTACCCCAACCGAAGCAGCAATTTTGGCTGGGGCCGCATCAACGTCAATGCCGCCCTTACGGCCTTAAACTAA
- a CDS encoding DUF4178 domain-containing protein, translating into MTDALPSDSQPASATLQCPHCKHTITYYDVTGSSFYGCPNCQTFFKYETESLPRRLTQFDNQTKPVLPVGTEGFMEGQFHRVVGYMHRKERGKPYNWVEYVLFRADGVYTQLAEYEGHWTYIVPTKAKYNEYGKGGNAYYVDTEERQYRLYNRYEPQTLLAIGEFDWNVLDDDRMRVSEYINPPYTLVAEVAATRTDWYKGIYKTRQEIANAFGLSPSDLPKPQGTGAAQPAISPEKWQGVLSFTGVALVILFSLQLLLTIVKPRQFVLDTTYSTELDTGATNVSNGLFKPVISPSFSINGPAALEIRVSADIDNQWVELPMSLVNEQTGQSYEFTKVLEYYHGVDGGESWSEGGAVDEAELSRIPSGRYHLNLYPISQGKPSVRGSLRVTQNPTIFSNLLILLTLLLIYPIYLLFKKQILESNRWQNSDFADEGTE; encoded by the coding sequence ATGACCGACGCTCTCCCCTCCGACTCACAGCCCGCATCGGCAACGCTTCAGTGCCCGCACTGCAAACACACCATTACGTACTATGACGTAACGGGTAGTTCATTTTATGGTTGCCCTAATTGCCAAACCTTTTTCAAATACGAAACCGAAAGCCTGCCCCGGCGTCTGACGCAGTTCGATAATCAAACTAAGCCGGTACTGCCGGTTGGCACAGAGGGCTTTATGGAGGGGCAATTTCATCGGGTGGTGGGCTACATGCACCGAAAAGAACGGGGCAAGCCTTATAACTGGGTCGAGTACGTGCTTTTCCGGGCCGATGGCGTGTACACCCAACTGGCCGAGTACGAAGGGCATTGGACATACATTGTACCCACCAAAGCCAAATACAACGAGTACGGCAAAGGGGGCAACGCCTACTACGTCGATACCGAAGAACGGCAATACCGGCTCTACAACCGCTACGAACCCCAGACCCTGCTGGCCATCGGTGAGTTTGACTGGAACGTGCTCGACGACGACCGGATGCGCGTGTCGGAGTACATCAACCCGCCCTACACCCTTGTGGCCGAAGTGGCCGCTACCCGCACCGATTGGTACAAGGGCATCTATAAAACCCGGCAGGAGATCGCCAACGCCTTTGGCCTAAGCCCCTCCGACCTCCCCAAACCACAAGGGACAGGTGCCGCCCAGCCCGCCATCAGCCCCGAAAAATGGCAGGGGGTATTATCATTTACGGGCGTAGCACTGGTTATTTTGTTCAGCCTGCAACTTCTGCTGACGATTGTAAAACCCCGTCAGTTTGTGCTCGATACCACCTACAGCACCGAGCTCGATACCGGCGCTACCAACGTGAGCAACGGCCTGTTCAAGCCGGTCATCTCGCCTTCGTTTAGCATCAACGGCCCGGCGGCCCTCGAAATTCGGGTGTCGGCCGACATCGACAATCAATGGGTAGAGTTGCCGATGAGCTTAGTGAACGAGCAAACGGGCCAATCGTACGAGTTTACCAAGGTGCTGGAGTATTATCACGGCGTAGATGGGGGCGAAAGCTGGTCGGAGGGTGGGGCCGTCGACGAAGCCGAACTGTCGCGGATTCCGTCGGGGCGGTACCACCTGAACCTCTACCCTATCTCACAGGGGAAACCAAGCGTGCGGGGCTCGCTCCGGGTGACCCAAAACCCAACGATTTTCAGTAACCTGCTGATTCTGTTGACACTCCTGCTTATTTATCCAATTTATCTCTTGTTCAAAAAGCAGATTCTGGAAAGTAACCGCTGGCAAAACAGCGACTTTGCGGATGAAGGAACCGAATAA
- the dnaN gene encoding DNA polymerase III subunit beta, whose protein sequence is MKFIVSSSVLLKNLSNINGVVASNPIVPILENFLFKIEDGTLTVTASDLQTTMTTQIPVDATENGAIAIPAKLLLDTLRSLPEQPVTFQIDTETFGTQILTDNGRYKLSGENPIDFPKIPAVNKNLSVELSSDALLDAINNTVFATSTDDLRPAMTGVYLNLSDDKATFVATDGHRLIRYRRTDISGSANTSLIVPRKALQLLKASLPEGVDVRAEFSQANASFSFSSTQLICRLIDERFPDYENAIPTNNTNVMTIGRTDLLNSLKRIMIYANRTTHQIRLSLKDNKLTISAEDLDYSNEANEILLCDYEGVPMEIGFNAKLLVEMLGNLNAKMISLEMSAPNRAGLIIPADKEENEELLMLVMPVMLNTYA, encoded by the coding sequence ATGAAATTTATTGTCTCCTCCTCGGTTCTGCTTAAGAATCTTTCCAATATAAACGGGGTTGTCGCGTCGAACCCTATTGTGCCCATTTTAGAGAATTTCCTCTTTAAAATCGAGGACGGGACACTGACCGTTACGGCTTCAGATCTCCAGACGACCATGACCACCCAAATCCCGGTTGATGCGACGGAGAATGGGGCGATTGCGATTCCGGCCAAGTTGTTGCTCGACACGTTGCGGAGCCTCCCCGAGCAACCCGTCACGTTCCAGATCGACACCGAGACATTTGGTACCCAGATTCTGACGGATAACGGCCGTTACAAACTCTCCGGCGAAAACCCGATTGATTTCCCCAAAATCCCGGCGGTTAACAAAAATCTGTCGGTCGAATTGTCGTCCGATGCCCTGCTCGATGCGATCAACAATACCGTTTTTGCCACCAGCACCGACGATCTGCGCCCGGCCATGACGGGGGTGTACCTGAACCTGAGCGACGATAAGGCTACGTTTGTGGCTACCGACGGGCACCGCCTGATCCGGTACCGCCGGACCGACATTTCGGGCTCGGCCAATACGTCGCTTATCGTGCCCCGGAAAGCCCTCCAGCTCCTCAAAGCGTCGTTGCCCGAGGGGGTCGATGTACGGGCTGAGTTCAGCCAGGCCAACGCATCGTTCTCGTTTAGCTCTACGCAGCTGATCTGCCGCCTGATCGATGAGCGTTTCCCGGACTACGAAAACGCCATCCCGACTAATAACACGAACGTCATGACGATTGGCCGTACCGATCTGCTCAATTCGCTCAAGCGGATTATGATCTACGCCAACCGCACAACGCACCAGATTCGGCTGTCGCTGAAAGACAACAAGCTTACCATTTCGGCCGAAGACCTCGACTACTCGAACGAGGCCAACGAGATTCTTTTGTGCGATTACGAAGGGGTGCCGATGGAGATTGGTTTCAATGCCAAGTTGCTCGTAGAGATGCTCGGTAACCTGAACGCCAAGATGATTTCGCTCGAAATGTCGGCTCCCAACCGGGCGGGTCTTATCATTCCGGCCGATAAAGAAGAAAACGAAGAACTGCTGATGCTGGTGATGCCAGTGATGCTGAATACGTACGCTTAA
- a CDS encoding GNAT family N-acetyltransferase has product MNEASTVVKQNTHRHRFELDTDGHLSIVEYQMVDDETMALTHTEVHPELEGKGIGSRLVLGTLEYAERNNLHIVPLCPFVAAYIKRHPEWNRIVSKTYPASSFGGGEE; this is encoded by the coding sequence ATGAACGAAGCATCGACTGTTGTCAAGCAGAATACCCATCGTCATCGGTTCGAATTAGACACCGACGGGCACCTGTCTATAGTGGAATACCAGATGGTCGACGATGAGACGATGGCTCTCACCCATACCGAAGTACATCCCGAACTGGAGGGAAAAGGCATTGGCTCCCGGCTGGTGCTGGGCACGCTTGAGTATGCCGAGCGTAACAATCTGCACATTGTGCCGCTATGCCCGTTTGTGGCGGCTTACATCAAGCGCCATCCCGAATGGAACCGGATTGTCTCGAAAACGTACCCGGCCAGTAGTTTCGGCGGAGGGGAGGAGTAA
- a CDS encoding FAD-dependent oxidoreductase yields the protein MKATRRTFLTQTALGVAALATAPLLPGCRTAQAIPGRNLGPNHQAGHWLRGPLPTLAHTAPAETLSAEVVIVGGGIAGLSARRWLAKAGMTDVLLLELEEKTGGNSTSGQNSVSAYPWGAHYLPIPDIRNRELLDFLAEAGSITGYNEAGLPIYNEYHLCHDPEERLFINGHWQEGLVPEIGVPTPDRDQIRRFFAEIETLRQAVGTDGRDAFAIPLDRSSADARFRNLDKQSFADYLTQKGFTSPYLRWYLNYCCQDDYGITLDQTSAWAGLHYFAGRKGRAANAPGSAVMTWPEGNAFLADRLRQQAETPTRTNTLVFSLEQTETGVRVLARDLGRNQTVAINAQTAILATPAFIARRLLGKAAPAAAPQPLAHTPWVVANLTVDALPQGPGVPLCWDNVVYGNDSVGYISANHQHLHDSPQRVITYYKPLTSHTPTQVANARQRAYGTTRDQWITEILTELETAHPSISQHVQEIDIWVWGHGMAAPSVGALWHSDRTAQHQSVGHSIYVAHTDYSGISIFEEAFYGGIRAAEALLANRQPGSL from the coding sequence ATGAAAGCAACCCGCCGAACCTTTCTGACCCAAACCGCCCTTGGCGTAGCCGCTCTGGCCACGGCTCCGCTACTGCCGGGTTGCCGCACAGCGCAGGCCATACCCGGCCGAAACCTGGGGCCAAACCACCAGGCAGGGCACTGGTTGCGGGGGCCTTTGCCCACCCTGGCGCATACCGCCCCGGCCGAAACGCTTTCGGCAGAAGTAGTGATTGTGGGTGGGGGCATTGCCGGCCTGTCGGCACGGCGGTGGCTGGCCAAAGCTGGCATGACGGATGTACTGCTGCTCGAACTGGAAGAAAAAACGGGCGGCAACTCAACGTCGGGCCAAAACAGCGTGTCGGCCTACCCGTGGGGTGCGCATTATCTGCCCATTCCAGACATCCGCAACCGCGAACTGCTCGACTTTCTGGCGGAGGCCGGGAGCATCACCGGATACAACGAAGCCGGGCTCCCTATCTACAACGAATACCACCTTTGTCACGACCCCGAAGAGCGCCTGTTTATCAACGGGCATTGGCAGGAGGGGCTGGTACCCGAAATTGGTGTCCCCACCCCCGACCGTGACCAGATTCGGCGGTTCTTTGCCGAGATCGAGACCCTCCGGCAAGCTGTGGGCACCGACGGCCGCGACGCCTTCGCCATTCCGCTCGACCGCTCATCGGCCGATGCCCGTTTTCGGAACCTGGATAAGCAATCATTTGCCGATTACCTAACCCAGAAAGGGTTTACCTCACCTTACCTGCGCTGGTACCTGAACTACTGCTGTCAGGACGATTACGGTATTACGCTCGATCAAACGTCTGCCTGGGCGGGGCTGCATTATTTCGCCGGGCGCAAAGGGCGGGCTGCCAACGCGCCGGGCTCGGCCGTGATGACCTGGCCCGAAGGCAACGCGTTTCTGGCCGACCGGTTGCGGCAACAGGCCGAAACACCCACCCGCACCAACACCCTGGTTTTTTCGCTCGAACAAACCGAAACGGGGGTTCGGGTGCTGGCCCGCGACCTTGGCCGCAACCAAACCGTAGCCATCAACGCTCAAACGGCTATTTTGGCTACGCCCGCATTCATCGCCCGTCGACTGCTGGGCAAAGCGGCACCGGCTGCCGCACCCCAACCGTTGGCCCATACGCCCTGGGTGGTTGCCAACCTCACCGTCGATGCGTTGCCGCAGGGGCCTGGTGTACCCCTCTGCTGGGACAACGTGGTGTACGGCAACGATTCGGTCGGTTATATTTCGGCCAACCACCAGCACCTGCACGATAGCCCGCAGCGGGTAATCACGTACTACAAGCCCCTTACGAGTCATACGCCCACCCAGGTTGCCAACGCCCGACAGCGCGCCTACGGCACCACCCGCGACCAATGGATCACCGAAATTCTGACCGAACTCGAAACCGCTCACCCCAGCATTAGTCAGCACGTGCAGGAAATCGATATTTGGGTGTGGGGTCACGGCATGGCCGCCCCGTCGGTGGGGGCACTCTGGCATAGTGATCGTACGGCGCAACACCAATCCGTTGGCCACTCTATTTACGTTGCCCACACCGACTACAGTGGTATATCCATTTTTGAGGAAGCCTTTTACGGGGGTATCCGGGCCGCCGAAGCCCTGCTGGCTAACCGACAACCGGGTTCGCTTTAA
- a CDS encoding polyamine aminopropyltransferase, producing MADEPTDPLAAPATGTLTDRKSHRPEGESLNSFQVLLLLSVFVIATCGLIYELIAGTLASYLLGDSVTQFSTIIGAYLFAMGIGSWLSKYLDGDLLRWFIRIEILVGIVGGFSAPLLFVLFEYVASFRVVLYGLVGLTGILVGLEIPLLMRILEHQLSFKDLVSRVFTVDYIGALLASVIFPLVLVPQLGLIRTALFFGLLNVLVAAFVLYKFPQTRPYRTAQGVLIGFTILGLLAGFALAERVMTYTESVALQDKVIYSQSTPYQRIVLTSNAREMRLYLNGNLQFSSADEYRYHEALVHPAMQANPRARRVLVLGGGDGLAVRELLKYPALRTIRLVDLDPGMTQLFRQNELLLKLNKRSLLSSKVDVVNADAYTWIRQDTARYDVVVVDFPDPSNYSIGKLYSTAFYRELDRVLAPGGVVVVQSTSPYVARRAFWCIAHTLQAVGLRTFPYHVHVPSFGEWGYVLAGRTTERTGWPEPNRLNLPTGLRYVSPLTLRDMTTFAPDMAEVTTEVNRLNNQALVQYFEDEWSAVP from the coding sequence ATGGCTGACGAACCCACCGACCCGTTGGCGGCCCCTGCCACCGGCACCCTGACCGACCGGAAATCGCACCGGCCTGAAGGCGAATCGCTCAATTCGTTTCAGGTTCTGCTGCTCCTGTCGGTGTTTGTGATTGCCACCTGCGGACTTATTTACGAACTCATTGCGGGTACCCTCGCCAGTTATCTTCTGGGCGATTCGGTCACGCAGTTTTCGACCATCATCGGGGCCTATCTATTTGCTATGGGTATCGGCTCGTGGCTATCGAAATACCTCGACGGTGATTTGCTGCGCTGGTTTATCCGAATCGAAATTCTGGTGGGCATCGTCGGCGGGTTTAGCGCCCCGCTGTTGTTTGTGCTGTTCGAATACGTGGCCTCGTTCCGGGTGGTGCTGTACGGGCTGGTGGGCCTCACGGGTATTCTGGTGGGGCTCGAAATTCCGTTGCTGATGCGGATTCTGGAGCATCAGCTTTCGTTTAAAGATCTGGTGTCGCGGGTGTTCACCGTCGATTACATTGGGGCCTTGCTGGCGTCGGTTATTTTTCCGCTGGTGCTGGTGCCGCAGCTTGGTCTTATTCGCACGGCCCTGTTTTTTGGCCTGCTCAATGTACTGGTGGCCGCTTTTGTCCTGTACAAATTCCCGCAAACGCGCCCCTACCGCACAGCGCAGGGCGTGCTGATTGGCTTCACGATACTGGGCCTGCTCGCGGGCTTTGCCCTGGCCGAACGAGTGATGACCTACACCGAAAGTGTGGCCTTGCAGGACAAGGTGATCTATAGCCAATCAACACCGTACCAGCGCATTGTACTCACCAGCAACGCCCGCGAAATGCGCCTGTACCTCAACGGCAATCTTCAGTTCAGCTCGGCCGACGAGTACCGCTATCACGAGGCTCTGGTGCACCCGGCCATGCAGGCCAACCCGCGCGCCCGGCGGGTGCTGGTGCTGGGTGGGGGCGACGGACTCGCCGTACGGGAGTTGCTCAAATACCCGGCTCTGCGGACCATTCGGCTGGTTGATCTGGACCCCGGCATGACGCAACTGTTCCGGCAGAACGAACTCCTGCTGAAGCTAAATAAGCGGTCGTTGCTGTCGTCCAAGGTCGACGTGGTCAATGCCGATGCCTACACCTGGATTCGGCAGGACACCGCCCGTTACGATGTGGTGGTGGTCGATTTCCCCGATCCCTCCAACTACTCCATTGGCAAGCTGTACAGCACCGCTTTCTACCGCGAACTCGACCGGGTACTGGCACCGGGGGGTGTCGTGGTGGTGCAATCGACCTCGCCCTACGTGGCCCGGCGGGCGTTCTGGTGCATTGCCCATACGCTGCAAGCGGTGGGCCTGCGTACCTTCCCCTACCACGTGCACGTGCCGTCTTTTGGCGAGTGGGGCTACGTGCTGGCTGGCCGCACGACCGAGCGCACTGGCTGGCCCGAGCCCAACCGGCTGAACCTCCCCACCGGTCTGCGGTACGTAAGCCCACTCACCCTGCGCGACATGACCACCTTTGCCCCCGACATGGCCGAGGTGACGACCGAGGTCAACCGACTCAACAATCAGGCTTTGGTGCAGTATTTTGAAGACGAATGGAGCGCCGTACCATGA